The DNA window GGAGTAATCACTCTTTAGTGGGAAAACAGTGACATTTATTGACCTCATGGGGGAAAATCTAGTTGCCATTTAGTCAAAGCCCTGTGTAAACAATCAAGCTCTAGCCTTCCAATAGGAACGTCAGGGACATGCTTCTAGAACCTTTGATGCAAAGGTTTAATCAATGAATGATATATTAAGTCATACCATTTGTAAGTCTGTACAGAGCAGGTAACATGGTCTCATGGCTAGACAAAATACAAGGACATTGTTTTGGGTTTAGCAAGCTCATGACTGAAAGGTATCTGCAGGGTGCAGGAAAGGATTGTGTGGACACAGAGGTGTTACCCCCTCCTGGATCATCCAACTGATTACTTGGGATGCAGAGTTGGGTTAAGTCATGCCAATTACCTGTAGACATATGAGAGGGACGTACCAGAAGTATGGCATGTTTTTCACACGTTTTTCCTTCCTGCCCCATACTGCCAGCAGCAGGATAAGCACCCCAACCCTACCCAAGCACTATAATGCCACCATTGCAACATCTCAATGTCTGACTCACTAATGAGCCACGTAACATGGAACAGGAGTGAGTGTCAAAGCCTGCTTTTCTGACAACACTTTAGCAATAAAAGAGGACAATGATACAAACAGGATGGGTCATTTCTCGAATGTAGTAGTCCAGTGAACCAAAGTGCATAACTGACAATTCTTTTACTCTTTATTGTTCTAAATGCCAGGTCTGTACACTATTCATACAGAGGCTGCTTCACTATATTTTGAAAGACCATTGCTTCAAAAAAACATGGGGACCGCATCCAAAACACCTTTCACATATATGAACAGATGTTATTTTATCCTCTGTAGGACCAGTCGCTATTGCTATACTTGGAAGTCACTATTGCTTGGGTGCTGATTGCAGCTTCTATCTCTATGAAGCCCAAAATTTCAAGATACCTTTATTTAAAACAAGATTCATGACATGCTTCTCTGCCTAATAAACTAATCAAACTTTTTCTCCAGTAATTTTGCTGAAACTATATGTATATTCACTTAAACTAAGGtgaaacataaattacatttacttgtACATCTGTACGTATTTGCCTTTTGCAATAGCTGAAGGAAATAAGGAATACAAGCAAATCAGTACAGAGATTAAAAGGAATGTGTAATGTATCAtagcaaacaaaattattttttgtaaattccaATCTTACTGGTACAAATCACATAAAAGGGAATGGCTGCTGTGAGTTACTGCAGTCTGCTCATTATGGTCACTCTATGCTTTGATTTCATAAATCCACCTAACAATTACTGTATGCCAGTTCACTCATTATAACCAAACTATTTGCAGTTGATAACAGGTACTTACCTGTACAGGGAGATGCaagatttttatgcttttatatacaatatgtatgaATAGGACTAATTTGTTACACATTTATCTTACCGGATTGACATCCAGAAACGTTTGATGATCTTCTCGGTTAGGATTCAATCCCACTATGCTATTAATTACAGATTCATCTGCTTGGTAGAAGTGAGGTGATGAGAGAATGATGGGGGCACCTGTGAAACACATTTATCAAGaaatttaaacaattataaatatacagtgtAGGTGCTGAACAACTCCCAcatgcttgtttttatttaaagataccCTGTCAAATTTTCTCAAGATTTCAAAAATCGAGCTCTAGCATGCACCAGATAACAAAGCCATTCATCACTCTGGAAACTGTTGAATACCAAACCAAAATTTTTGTAGAGATAAAAGAAAGGAAGGTAAGAGACATACGCTGCCAAAGCAGTGGTCATAGAAATTTTGCTCTTACAAGGACTTGCCattgggaatttaaaaaaatgtttaatcctGACAGGGTTGCTTTGTAAGAAACTTGTCAAGAGGGTAACATTGGGAGCACATTTCTCACCTCTCATTCTAGAAATTcttgtttcctggctgtcatggtGACCCTCCACTCACAATACTTTGAGCTACTGGTCCAAGACAAGAATGCACACAAAGGATTCCTTTGTTTCTGATCTGCAAACATGTTCTATACAGTGACTCGTCCTGTCTGCACCTTTTTTAATCTATGCGGAGGAATTACATACCTTGCTTGCACTCACTGACATTTAGCAGTCCTGATGGCAGGCAGTTTCCTGCAGGAACACAGAAACCAGCATTGTCAGGATTAACAGTAACATTAGCAAAAGCCTTTTCAGGTATGACAAAACGGAAGGCTGAAATTTGCTTGACACGTTGTGTGGAGTCATACACTGTGTACAAAGATCTGGGGAGGGGGGGAAAAAGTTACtgtagaagaaaaaatattttaccttagcAAACATAAGCAACTAAACTTAATTATAGAAAatgatgcatttattaaaaacaaattcatttgttttaaatccaCTACAAGTTGAAGatttcatgtgattttttttcctgtgttattCCTTCCATAGCAACACATCCACAGAGTGTACAGAGCTGGTTGGGTAAAGCAATTCAACACAGATTAGCCAGTGCTCAGAATTTTAGAAGAGAGGCGGAAAAGCATGTGCTAATGTCATTCCATTATTATTCAACATACTAGAGGTGGGTTTGTGGTCAAGCTACATTGTTTATCTGGCTACAATGTTTTGCAAGGGTCACAAATCACAGGTTTAAGAGAATGATAAATTTATTTGTAGGTTAGTAAAGGTCACATTTCAGCTGTGTATCTACCTAGAGTTTAGTAATAATAACTTCATATTTAGTGGCTTCAGAATATTTATAAGTCACAACAATTATCCATTTTAAAATCAATAGCTTTTGtagcaaaatatttatacatttttgggaggtacaaaatttaatttattggtcacaatattttaaaatattattccaaGTTCATTTGGGCCCCCCAACCCAGCTCCGGACAGACCTCCCTTTCCATTGTCATTAGAACAGATGCCCCATTTAAAGATTTCCTTTCTGCTACATATCTAATTGCAACTTTAACATTTAATGACAATAATCACCAGGACCATTAGACAGGTAAAATCTTCCCTTAAGGTACACATACAGTCTCTGATTTACTGCAAAGGAAAAGAATAAATATGACCTTATTATGTGAGGTTGTAATGGCTGATACTGTTGAGCTTAGGGTTCAACTACTGGAAAAATTATCACCTATGTCAATAAGGAACATACTAGTGCTAGATCTTATCAAATGGAGGGTGATAGGGCAATATTTGGAACTAGCTGTGGATATTTTCTTTGGCCttgtgaaacattttatttactgggTCACAGATCAGCAATAGCAAATTTCTATTCgtacatatttaatttattacactTTGAGTGACCCATAACAATAGTGATTACTAGGCGTGGTGATTACCTTTGGACTTATTGGATTACAACATTCTGTTTGTTTCCACAAGGAAGAGCGAGAGGTAAGGTTGTTGTAAAAACATCATAAAGTTTATTGAGTAAACCAACCGGTTAAGTCATAGATTATAGTATCTTGCAAGAATAACTTCAGTAAATGTTACCATCTTACCTGCACAAGTCCGATGAAAAAATGTACAGGATGTCATTTTTATCTATTAGTGGGTGAAATGATGACCCATCTGTCCCATTGATCATATTGCAGGTGTCTGAAGTCCACCATGAAAGATTTctagggtaaaaaaacaaaaacaaaaaaaaaacatcacactgTTCAATAAGCACGTTTTAGTGTCTTGTAAGGTTCACATTCACAAagcatatttgttatttatttaaaaacaaaattagttaGAAGTTAGTGGtggcttaaatttaaaaaaaaaaaaaaaaaaaaacacaactttactCCTTACCTTATACTAATTATGCTCAAACACAACCTAGTTTTCATGTACTTTCAGTTTCCATAGACATTGCCTGAGGTTTTggtttatgtttaatttattgagtgtggtatttgtgtaaaaaaacaaacgtaCTGTTCACACAGCTTAACCTACTTAGGCAATAGATGTGCACCGAGCTGACAAAAATgccacattcacattttttttggtacattcTCATGCATTAGCCAGTCTATTCGATTGAAAAGGCTTCCTCAATACAATGCCTGGTAATACATGTGCCCCAACATTGTGCAGTAGTGTAAATATATAAGACAATAATAATGCTAGAATGTTCTTCATAATTTTACCACATTTCACTCACATTAAATTATAGCTGGCAACAAATGCCTAAATTACTAAAAACCCTAGGTACTAGAGTATATAAGAGCAAAGCCCATacctgtatttaatttttatataaggATTGATTATATCATAATTAGCAATaatcaaatacaatataaaacagttttttttactatctaaAACAACATTTTGGAATGAAGGAATGTTCTTTCGTATTAGAAATGAGCTCTCTGGTTATTAGAGTTTATCAGTACAGAGAATAATCCTGGGAACTAATCTGCTTACAGTTGATAAggtcaaaatagattttttttctgcacaatgtGGAAAAACTAACAGCagtctgatttttgttttgttatttcctGTGTTAGCTTTAGGACAAACCAAACTTTTTCTAACTTGTTagtacaataaatcaataaagagGACAAACATACAAGGTTTCAAAACATGTGCTATCCCTAAACCTTATGTACTTATGTTTAGTGCAATGATTTGGTTCATTTTTGAATGCtaattttcatttaatgtattagccattgcttttaaattttttttatatgatttaaaaCCACAGTGATCTTGTAAGTTCATTTAGCACAtgaaataattatacatataattgtataatacatatacattttttaaatgaccgATTACTGAAGCAGTTTTTACATGAGTCGATAGCAGCAAAATAATGTAGTTGATGGGTATTATCTAACAGTCATATACCATGCTGGAACCTCTGCTGCAGCATTAGGTTTTGATAAATCCGCTAATCTGCTAATAGACAGATATGTCTAAAACTATTTTTCTAACGTGTAACTTCCTTTTTATACCTCATGAAAATGTCActttaaacaaatactttttttcctgaATCAGTTTTAAAGTGTCTTACTTTTCTTGTCAGAATACTTTTCTTATCAGTATCATCACTTCTTgctgcaggctgacaacactaagtCACTGCTTCACAATtggcataaaacaaatatacatttaataactAATACACAGGGCATAactgaaattacttttttatgacaGCACTTAAACTGTGAGTCCTTTGGATCTGTTATAAGCAAATTAATGCTGAGTGGAACGAGTGAAAACACATGcataggatctgatttattaaagcgctccaagagtGAAAAGAGAATAGACTATcgttggagaacctgggtgattcatctattaattgttaaatgttttcaatcctggatgaggtccattccaggtttgcaggatcacccaggtccacccatgacagtctatcttctcatgtcttggagagctttaaaaaaatggagcCCATAGTGATGCTGAAATCTTTGAAAGCTTTATTGAACTGTGCATGGGCAcacttcccttttttattttcctaacagTAGGcggttttaaaaaatgatgagttGTTTTCTGGTTATGTTAGACACAGCAACTAccagatttcatatttttttttatcaaactttctagtGTTTAGAGCCCAAACAAActgaacacacaaaaaatggAAATCTGTAAAATCACACAGGTTGTTACCTTTTATCATTCCATTCCACAATCCGGGTAAAGTCCATGTATCCCTTAGAACCACTGAGAAACAGATATGTCCCATCATCTGTTGTGTTTTTCTGTAAAGAAACATTAAATGTAAACAGTCAGAGGggtgatatataaaatatatgtgcagcACACACATCctacatacattatacatatacattattatatattatagagcATGAATTAAATAATCACCAACAAGTGGTACAGTTTCTGCTCCTGACATAGCTCAATGACAGGTAATACAAAACTATGAAGCCTAAAAAAACTAGTTAGATGTTTTACAGCCATATAAACTTGTGAACATCaaattgtgtaaataataaaaaaaagagtttcctTTTGCACATGATTGCATGATTAAAGTGAATAAAAGCTTCACTAAGCCAAGTAAACTCCTTTAGTAATCAACCAGCCTCACTGTGTGCACCCTGTTCTGTGCAGGTGACATTTTACCGTCATACCTTAGCATCTGTTTTGGCTGGTCGATGTATCCACAAGGCTGATTGAAGAATTTTGATTTATGACATTTTTGTGAGTAAAGTAATGTCCAGTATGTCTGTATTGATTGTGATGCATTTCTGTGTTGAGGAAtcctattaacctcctgggcgttacactgatgtctagatttctgtaccaaaagcgttacactgtttctcatgaaattcttttttttacattttagatctgtaagttacagaaatatgtccgaacaagggtctagtagatatcatgaataaaaaaaaaagtttgaaacacaatcatgtaaaaaaaaaatgtacttttaataaaatcctatcctatttttttttgcatagaaatttttgtttatattgtgggcttgtaattcttaggattaactcccaggtatgataattatatttatttattatattaaaatcataaattataatataatacataaatataaataataatttaaaacaataatgaaataatagacaacaatgtaatctaaaaataaaattaaaaatgtacttttatttttatttcatgttgtgtggtgtttttgtactgtaaaaaccatttaaaagcagattacattgtactctgcttttaaatttccctccctgactcacccccatacatcaccaatcacatcacccagaagatgactcatcctccgggttTCCCTGCCCAGTTCACACAGACAGAGGCGGACGCTGgatgctggcatctccggagagatgcacagaacaatgcaggatttctgcattgtgctatacatctcactgcagatgccagcaagaggagctgcagacactgggtgagtatttcctttcagttgtaatccgattgtcatacaatgtatgacaatcggattgcaatataacatttgtttacatttaaccacctggtgagaaaaactcggggttaacgaaaattgcaaaagtttttaccccgagcatgctcgggcttaacgacCAGGTGGTTAAGTATTATGGAACAATATAATTACAAGTAACAGTATATTGAACTAATCTAATCGTCCAAGGGCGATAACAATAAGCACTAACAACTAATACAGATTGCTTATGAAATAAACAGACTAATTATTGGGCACTTTGCATTAGAATTATTTACACcgattacagaaatttttcattaatttaatgGACTATAAAGTTGGTCATGCTAAACATTGTCAAGTAAAAATTTAGAACACATATTATTCCTGTTGCCTTCATTCTGAGAAGTTTCACTTAGTCCCAGAGTGTGTACTTAAGGGGAAGGTGTgctgcacatatattttataataaagcaatgaGGTGGATTTGCTGAGGTCAGGGGAGGAACAGCAGTGGCCTGGCAGGCCATTCGATTCAAGGAATGAAGTCCTAAAGTCATTAAGAAAACTTACTTCAGTGGTGTCTCATAGTCACAGGTACACATGCCCTCTAAACAATGAAAAACCAATGGGGAACAATATTGCCTAATGTTctagaacatacatttttttttataaatgtctatatatttgtctatgtctttttttaaaaatatctatctgttcatttattttaaacagaggGACTTACATTGTAGAATAACCCAAACATCTCACTAACGTCGGGTCTTAGGTTATGGACCAAGGTGAGAAGTGTGTCTTTGTATCCCCACAGCATCTCATGGACAGTTCGTGTAGTGAATATTCCTTCCTTGTAGGCCTTCAGTGCCAATTGAAGTATAGGTGTTAAAAGGtcagcatatttgttttttaaaaccataTCCATCAGCGTCTAAAGTAATAAAGAATAATGCGATTATTTTTAGAGAATGTTTGCACATTAATCATTTTTTCATACACACATCCAAAGAGTGAACTCTGGAGACATATAGGTATAGCATTTTTGTTCTGGGATGCATTCGTACTATAGAAGTTCTATAATTGTAATATAGAAGTTAAAATGTAATATCaaatattactttacttttaaaaatgtcccCTCCCTTTTCTATACTGGCCAAAAGCTGGCCACATAGAGGTACGGCTGACCAAACATATACAGGCATTCAGAGTTTAGGCAGAATGCTCATAACATGTAGGGAACAGCAGCAACCAGTGTATAGGACCATTTCACATTGTCCATGGGTGGTTTTCCTCTGGTCTTCCAATTTATACCTATCTGAGAAGGCTTACTAACATGTGAAAGTGTTTAAATGGTATATCTGTATgaattgggcagcatggtggctcagaggttagcactccggcctttgcagcactaggtcccaggtttgaatctcggggcactacctgcatggagtttgcaggttctccctgtgtctgtgtgggttttctggtttcctcccaaaaaacatgcagttaggttaaatggctaccacccaaaattgaccttagactatattaaagacgtatgactaaggaagggacattggattgtgagcccctttaaaggaaaGCTAGttacacgactatggactttgtagagcgctgcataatatgatggcgctatataaatgctgtataataatagtctgctacttttattattactaaacaggatttatatagcaccaacatattacgcagcgctgtacatttaataggggttgcaaatgacagactagtacagaaagtgatacaggaggagaggaccctgccccgaaaagcttacaatctagtaggtgggggaatttacacacaataggatgggagacatgcagtggtgggaagtagtgatggtttcaaaaggcagaagaagaaacTTTAAATACACTTCATCTGTAATGAATAAGACCATTGGATTTACTAAAATTCgtattgttgtgtgttttttttatacatgttattTGTGTAATtggtatctaaaaaaaacatttgattatgATATACAGGGATATAATATTCAATTGTGTTGTTCTTGAGTCTGTGCCCTCGTATTGGTTGTATGAGGATGATTAAATGATCTAATTTAGCTATAATGGTTCTAGATCTATCAGCAAAGTCAGGAAGGGTTAGCCCCTCTGTCATATAAGTATATATCTCCATGCCATGCCACACTAGAGATTATACACTTTGGCTACAAATCACCAGAAACAATATTGCTAAATAGAATACAACATACCAGCTATAGTGCAGTGACAGAGCAAAAAATTGCTGCTTCAGCCAGAAAAGGAATGGTGCTGTAGGAACAGGTGAGGGTTTTCTCTGCTTTGTTCCTGTAGACTGGCGATTCATTGTCACTGACAGGAGCGCTAGTGTGACACGGACCTAACTGGGACtgagactgcaataaaaactttttaaaactaaacttttcaGCACTGTCAGCACTATCCAAAACTTGAAACAAAAAGGGCAAAGAGCCTGTTCAGCAAaaagatggtattttttttacttttatacaaaTAACGCCATTTTAAATTGCCAGTTAGTGCCTCCCACTTTAAAAGTGGAAAGCACCAAAGACTATAATAGAGATCAGAGGTGTTTGTTTTAAACGCAGTATTACcacatttattgttacttttaaaaGGTACTAATAAGCTCCATATATTTACATCTATGAGCACTTATCTCCCTTTTTAAAAGTGGCATAAACTTTGCACTTTTAGAAGTCTAGTTCCAGGCAACAATAGTTTCAGACAGACATTTGTAAATTGCACGGTACACTCCCAGGGAACTCATTTCAACCCCTTGATGCCAAAGAGAACCAGTTTGGGCAGCATTCCGATTCAAGGTATTGGAAGTGGTTTATTCAGCACTCTACCCTGAGATGCTGCAtgatacatttcaaaaacaacaCCACAAACATATTTCAACTGCTCAcatgtttaagtaaaaaaaaaaaaaaagaccttgacAGTTGTGGACTTGTTGACAGCACTGAACTGCAgtagaattgttaaaaaaaaagttcttctgaACAAACCCTAAATGATTTTGATAGAAATGTGTTCTTTATGTTCATCATGCTGTGTgctgtatttaaaacaaacaggATCTAAATTTTGTACTTCATATATATGCTATTTACTTTCAGACTGAAATCTTACCACAGCAGGAATATTGACAGTTCGAATTAAGTCGGTTGCTGGGTTtccttttgataaatcaggctcaaataCATATGTTTTTGGGTTAACAGCTGACACTTCTGTTCCATTCTCAAgaaattcaacattttctttCGGTCTGTACTCACTAAAATAAATGGGATTGAAGAAAACACACAATTCTTTATtactaaaagtacaaatatatatttgatctTAATCACCTCACCATCTCAGAGACGTTACAACCACCACACATTGTTTCCCAGGGGACCTATGATAGCTCTTTGAAGAACCACCAATAATCAAGCAGGAGCACCATATTCCAGATAGGTTCCCAGTTTTGTATCAACTAttcaatgaccccccccccccaacccaccAATATGCTGTCACAAATGATTAACAAATTATCAAGTTTTGACTTGCAACAAACTTCAAAGATAATGAACATTAGGTAGTAAGATCGCTACGTCCCAAGGACCCCCTATTGCAGTGTATATGTATGGATGTGGAATTCAGCTTAGTGGCTGTAGTTTTCTACATTCCCAATATTTTGTTCAAGAGCTGTTCAATAAACTTGTAAAGATTGCGATAGAATGGcaaaaaatttgccttttttatcatttctctGTAAGCAGTCCATTGAACCTGAAATAGTGCTGCCAGGGGACCTAAGCAGATATAGGAGGGTATGTCTTCCTACAcaaggtacaaaaaaaacagtatgtaatATAGGTTAGAAGGGGTGGTAGGAAGAAAATCGAAGGTGGTTTTCTTGGAGATGAACAGTACATCATTTGGAAACTTTTACAATCCCCTGATATACACACAGCAGTCTGTACACACTCAATACAGTATTTCCCTTCAAACATaatatcctaaataaaaaaaaataaaaaaactatcatTAGTCATCTATAAGAATTCAGATCTTAGCTTTTTGATAGGCTCCATTGATGCACATGTGTTaatgaatctttatttttaaagctttaacgtgttattattaataaacagtataaa is part of the Pyxicephalus adspersus chromosome 3, UCB_Pads_2.0, whole genome shotgun sequence genome and encodes:
- the SCARB2 gene encoding lysosome membrane protein 2 produces the protein MAKWAMYACGTLSLFLLITSIVLLVAHTFMQMVETQVKKASVLKNGTDTFKSWADPPPPIYMTFYFFNVTNPLEIMEGEKPVVDEIGPYVYREYRPKENVEFLENGTEVSAVNPKTYVFEPDLSKGNPATDLIRTVNIPAVTLMDMVLKNKYADLLTPILQLALKAYKEGIFTTRTVHEMLWGYKDTLLTLVHNLRPDVSEMFGLFYNKNTTDDGTYLFLSGSKGYMDFTRIVEWNDKRNLSWWTSDTCNMINGTDGSSFHPLIDKNDILYIFSSDLCRSLYTVYDSTQRVKQISAFRFVIPEKAFANVTVNPDNAGFCVPAGNCLPSGLLNVSECKQGAPIILSSPHFYQADESVINSIVGLNPNREDHQTFLDVNPLTGIVLKAAKRMQINIFIQQSPKFSATTNIQNLYFPVMHLSETVLIDDESSAKLRSALWKARVVANVPFIIMGLGILFGIIFVVLVCRPHRTREEGTEEERGPLIRT